TCAATCCATCGACCGAAAGTACGATACGTTGACAGCTAGCCGTCGTGTACTGTCATTTGGTTACGTCGATGTCCTTGCCGATGCGGACGATGGCCTCCAGGTCGAAGCCACCGTCTTGGAGATTTTCGACCGCACCCTGATTTCGGTCCACGACCACGATGAGACGGGAGATGGTTGCGCCGAGGTCGTTTTCGACGAACTGTGCGGTCTCTAAGATGGTGCCGCCGGTCGTCGTCACGTCTTCGAGCAGGGCCACCTTGTCGCCCTCATCGATGGTACCTTCGACGCGGGTATCCGTGCCGTAGCCCTTCGCCTCCTTGCGGATGAACGCCCCGCGGATGCCCGTCTTCATCGTCACGGCGGCGACGAGCGGAACCGCACCCAGTTCCGGTCCCGCAATCACGTCGATGTCGCTGCCTT
This sequence is a window from Haladaptatus sp. QDMS2. Protein-coding genes within it:
- the pyrE gene encoding orotate phosphoribosyltransferase, encoding MADIASLIEECGAVKYGEFELASGETSSYYVDKYVFETQPKVLEAIAEEIAARLEGSDIDVIAGPELGAVPLVAAVTMKTGIRGAFIRKEAKGYGTDTRVEGTIDEGDKVALLEDVTTTGGTILETAQFVENDLGATISRLIVVVDRNQGAVENLQDGGFDLEAIVRIGKDIDVTK